The Amycolatopsis sp. DG1A-15b genome contains the following window.
TCCCCGCTCGGTGCACCGCGGGACTGGCCGGCGAGCCTGACGACCGCCGTGCGGATCTGCCTCACCTCCCGCTTCCCGATGATCGTCTGGTGGGGACCGGAACTGCGGTTCCTCTACAACGACGCGTACCTCCCCCTGCTGGGCAGCAAGCACCCGGCGCTGGACAAGCCGGGCGCCGAGGTCTGGGGCGAGATCTGGCACATCATCGGCCCGATGCTGGACAGCGTGATGACCACCGGCGAGGCGACCTGGTCGGAGGACCTGCTGCTGCCGATGAACCGGCACGGCTATTGGGAAGAGACCTACTGGACGTACTCCTACAGCCCGGTGCACGACGACGAAGGCGTCGTCCGGGCGGTGTTCACCGCGGTCTCGGACACGACCGAGCGCGTGATCGGCGCCCGCCGGCTGGCGACACTGCGGGAACTCAGCGCCCAGGCGGGCCTCGCCCGCAGCGTGGGTGAGGCCTGCGAGCTGGTCGCCGGGGTGCTGGGGCGGGCCGGCGCCGACGTCCCGTACGCCGCGATCCACATCCGCGACGGCGACAGCCGCCTCGCGCTCGCGGCCGTCACCCCCGGCGGCGAAGGCGCGGGTGACGCGGCCGCCTGGCCGCTGGAGGACGCGCTGGCCGACGGGGTCCCGCGGACGGTGTCGGGCGGCGCGTTCGGCGAGCTGCCCGCGGGCGGTTGGTCCACCCCGCCCACCGAGGCGATGGTGCTGCCGCTGCCCGGCGACGCCGGGGACGCGGCCGTCGGCGTGATCGTGCTGGCGGCGAGCGCCGGGCGCGCGCTCGACGAGCCCTACCGGACCTTCCTCGGGCTGGTCGCCCAGCAGACGACGGCGCTGGTCAACGGCGCGATCGCCTACCAGGTCCAGCAGCAGCGCGCCGAGGAACTGGCCGCGCTGGACGCGGCGAAGACCACGTTCTTCGCCAACATCAGCCACGAGTTCCGGACGCCGCTCACCCTCATCCTGGGCCCCGTGGCCGAGCTGCGGGTCGCGCTGGACGGCGCCGACGAGCGGGTGCGGGAGGAGCTCGACGTCATCCAGCGCAACGCGTTGCGGCTGGGGCGGCTGGTGAACAACCTGCTCGACTTCTCCCGGATCGAAGCCGGCCGGATGCAGGCGCGCTTCGAGCCGGTCGACCTTCCGGCGATCACCGCGGAGCTGGCGAGCGTCTTCCGCGCCGCGGTCGAACGCGCCGGGCTGGCGTTCGAGGTCGACTGCGGTCCGTCGAGCGAGCCGGTGTACGTCGATCGCGGGATGTGGGAGAAGGTCGTCTTCAACCTGCTGTCCAACGCGGTGAAGTTCACCTTCGACGGCACAATCCGGGTCGCCTGTACCCAGGGCGGCGGGCACGCCGTGATCGCGGTGTCCGACACCGGGATCGGGATCGACGCCGCCGAGCTGCCGCGCCTGTTCGAGCGGTTCCACCGGATCCCGTCGGCGCGGGCTCGGTCGAACGAGGGCAGCGGCATCGGCCTGGCGCTGGTGCGCGAGCTCGTCGGCATGCACGGCGGCAGCGTCGCCGTGGAAAGCACGCCGGGCGCCGGGACGACGTTCCGGGTCCGGGTCCCGCTGGGCAGCAGGCACCTGCCCGCCGAGCACGTCGTCGAGGAAGCCACGACCGGACAGCTCACCGCGGAATCCGCGGAACCGTACGTGCAGGAGGCCCTGCGCTGGTTGCCGGACGGCGACCGGTCCACCCCGCCCGCGCCCGCCGCGGCAGCAGGCGCCCGCGTGCTGGTCGCCGACGACAACGCCGACATGCGCGACTACCTCGTCCGGCTGTTGCGCGACGACTACGCGGTGACCGAGGTGCGCGACGGCGTCGAGGCGTTCGCCGCCGCGTGCGCCGAGCCGCCCGAGCTGATCATCAGCGACGTCATGATGCCGCGGCTGGACGGCCTCGGCCTGCTCGCCGAGCTGCGCGCCGACCCGCGCACCGCCGCCGTGCCCGTGCTGCTGCTGTCGGCGCGGGCCGGCCAGGAAGCCGCCGTCGACGGGCTGGCCGCCGGGGCCGACGACTACCTCGTGAAGCCGTTCTCCGCGCGGGAGCTGCTAGCCCGCGTCCGCACGACCATCCAGCTGGCGAGGCTGCGCACGCACCACGCCCGGTGGCGCGCGGCGATGATCGACTCGCTGCAGGAGGGCTTCTTCGTCGCCGACGCCGAGGGCCGGGTCGTCGAGATCAACACCGCGTTCACCGAACTGCTGGGCTTCGGCACCGGCGGGCTGCCCTACGCTCCGCCGTTCCCGTGGTGGCCGGACCGGGACACCGACCCCGCCGCCCACGAGCAGGTCTCCGGCGCCCTCCGTCGCGCGCGCGACGAGCCGGCCGGCAGCTTCGTGCTGCCGTTGCGGCACCGGGCCGGGCACCGGGTGTGGGCCGCGGTCGCCTACAACGAGCTGCACGACGACGAGGGCCGCCGCCGGCTGGTCGGCACGATCCGCGACGTGACGGCCGAGCGTTACGCCGTGCAGCGCGAAAGCGCGCTCGCCTCGATGAACCAGCGCCTGGCCGGGATCAGCGGGGTCCCGGAGGTGCTCCGCACCGGGCTCGAGCTGCTGCGCGAGCTGTGGGGCGCCCAGCGCGTCCTCGCGGTGACCTGGCCACGGGACGGCGAGCCGGAACTCGCGTCCACCGACCCCGCCGACCGGCGCTGGGCGGATCTCGCCGCGCCGCTGCGCGAGACCCTCGGCCACGTCCGCTCGCTCCCGGCGTTGCACGCGACCCCGGCCGAGCGCGGCGCGGGCACCACCGTCGACCACCCCGGCGGCCGCCTGACCCTCTGGGTCGAACCCGCGCCGGGCCGCCCGCTCGGCACCGAAGACCGGACGCTGCTGGCGCTGCTGGCCGGCACCCTCGCGCACGCCCTGCGCCGCGCCCACCGCGACGACCGGCAGCGAGAGGTCGCCCTCGCGCTGCAGCGCTCGATCCTCGGCCCGGCCCGGCTCCCCGACGGCTTCGCGGTGCGCTACGAGCCGGCGAACCCGCCCCTGGAGGTCGGCGGCGACTGGTACGACGTCGTCCCGCTGGCCGGCGACCGGATCGGCATCGTCGTCGGCGACTGCGTCGGCCGGGGACTCGCCGCGGCCGCGGTGATGGGCCAGCTCCGCAGCGCGTGCCGCGCGCTGCTGCTGGAAGCCAGCAGCCCGGCGCACACGCTCAGCGCGCTCGACCGCTTCGCCGTACGGCTGCCGGGCGCGCTGTGCACCACCGTCTTCTGCGGGGTGCTCGACCCGGCCAACGGCACCTTCACCTACAGCAGCGCCGGGCACCCGCCCGCCACCCTCGTCCACCGCGACGGCACGGCGGAGTTCCTCGACGAGGGCGGCAGCCTGCCGCTGGCCGTCCGCGCCACGGCGCCGCGTCCGGAAGCCACCGCGATCGTGCCGATCGGCTCGCTGCTGATGCTCTACACCGACGGGCTGGTCGAGCGCCGCCGCGAGTCGCTCGACGACGGCATGGGCCGGGCCACCACGGTCGCCCACGACACGCGGGACGCGGAGCTCGGCGAGCTGGCGGCCGCCCTGATGGACCGGCTCCGCCCGGCCGAGGGCTACGAGGACGACGTCGCGCTGCTGCTCTACCGCCGGTCGGTCCCCGCGCTGGACTTCGAGTTCGCCGCGCACCCGGACCACCTCGCCTCGACCCGGCAGTGGCTGCGCGCCTGGCTGGAGAACGCGGCCCTCGAGCCGGACCTCGCCCAGGACGTGCTCGTCGCGGCGGGCGAGGCCTGTGCCAACGCCGTCGA
Protein-coding sequences here:
- a CDS encoding SpoIIE family protein phosphatase, with the protein product MSVGEEAGHRAVFPGTSRMAARMRDFDWASSPLGAPRDWPASLTTAVRICLTSRFPMIVWWGPELRFLYNDAYLPLLGSKHPALDKPGAEVWGEIWHIIGPMLDSVMTTGEATWSEDLLLPMNRHGYWEETYWTYSYSPVHDDEGVVRAVFTAVSDTTERVIGARRLATLRELSAQAGLARSVGEACELVAGVLGRAGADVPYAAIHIRDGDSRLALAAVTPGGEGAGDAAAWPLEDALADGVPRTVSGGAFGELPAGGWSTPPTEAMVLPLPGDAGDAAVGVIVLAASAGRALDEPYRTFLGLVAQQTTALVNGAIAYQVQQQRAEELAALDAAKTTFFANISHEFRTPLTLILGPVAELRVALDGADERVREELDVIQRNALRLGRLVNNLLDFSRIEAGRMQARFEPVDLPAITAELASVFRAAVERAGLAFEVDCGPSSEPVYVDRGMWEKVVFNLLSNAVKFTFDGTIRVACTQGGGHAVIAVSDTGIGIDAAELPRLFERFHRIPSARARSNEGSGIGLALVRELVGMHGGSVAVESTPGAGTTFRVRVPLGSRHLPAEHVVEEATTGQLTAESAEPYVQEALRWLPDGDRSTPPAPAAAAGARVLVADDNADMRDYLVRLLRDDYAVTEVRDGVEAFAAACAEPPELIISDVMMPRLDGLGLLAELRADPRTAAVPVLLLSARAGQEAAVDGLAAGADDYLVKPFSARELLARVRTTIQLARLRTHHARWRAAMIDSLQEGFFVADAEGRVVEINTAFTELLGFGTGGLPYAPPFPWWPDRDTDPAAHEQVSGALRRARDEPAGSFVLPLRHRAGHRVWAAVAYNELHDDEGRRRLVGTIRDVTAERYAVQRESALASMNQRLAGISGVPEVLRTGLELLRELWGAQRVLAVTWPRDGEPELASTDPADRRWADLAAPLRETLGHVRSLPALHATPAERGAGTTVDHPGGRLTLWVEPAPGRPLGTEDRTLLALLAGTLAHALRRAHRDDRQREVALALQRSILGPARLPDGFAVRYEPANPPLEVGGDWYDVVPLAGDRIGIVVGDCVGRGLAAAAVMGQLRSACRALLLEASSPAHTLSALDRFAVRLPGALCTTVFCGVLDPANGTFTYSSAGHPPATLVHRDGTAEFLDEGGSLPLAVRATAPRPEATAIVPIGSLLMLYTDGLVERRRESLDDGMGRATTVAHDTRDAELGELAAALMDRLRPAEGYEDDVALLLYRRSVPALDFEFAAHPDHLASTRQWLRAWLENAALEPDLAQDVLVAAGEACANAVEHAYRDGTAATARLTARLTGPHLVVTVTDRGNWRPPPPDNHVLRGRGVPMMEALADAVGFRRDATGTTVTLEWRIGS